The following coding sequences are from one Haliotis asinina isolate JCU_RB_2024 chromosome 3, JCU_Hal_asi_v2, whole genome shotgun sequence window:
- the LOC137279245 gene encoding uncharacterized protein, producing MALWVVSVLCMLVMLSLACVTSYHECSVNCLACTSDGSCVSCLAGYYGVNCTPCNPDCNNSACLFDLCAEGCVKGLYGYTCDKDCRQCQHGCDQWKGICLDPYTPTTQYYLAGKEHIPLHTSYKIMIGIMSIAGVGILCTICVFVKEKRFRYTTFHTVFRRPRQRPLRMRRIPRNNSTRETFIWETAPDNITVLSTENITSCGIATQSLTSSNHISSTLKSEIIPTNTKQTVRILISPPSPCKSCVAERADFPPTYVSLFP from the exons ATGGCACTGTGGGTTGTCTCAGTGCTTTGTATGCTGGTCATGCTGAGTTTGGCCTGTGTTACAAGCTACCATG AATGTTCGGTGAACTGCCTCGCCTGCACCTCCGACGGCAGCTGTGTGAGTTGTTTGGCGGGGTACTACGGTGTAAACTGCACACCCTGCAACCCTGACTGCAACAACTCCGCATGTCTGTTTGACCTGTGTGCTGAAGGATGTGTGAAAGGGTTGTACGGGTACACATGCGACAAGGACTGCCGACAGTGCCAGCACGGCTGTGACCAGTGGAAGGGGATATGCCTAGACCCGTATACACCCACTACCCAGTACTACCTAGCTGGCAAGGAGC ATATTCCTCTTCATACCAGTTACAAAATCATGATCGGTATTATGTCCATAGCCGGAGTGGGTATTCTCTGCACCATCTGTGTGTTCGTGAAGGAAAAGAGGTTTCGATACACCACATTCCACACTGTCTTTCGTCGGCCAAGACAGCGGCCATTACGTATGAGGCGCATCCCTAGAAACAACAGTACCCGGGAAACATTCATATGGGAAACAGCGCCTGACAACATAACGGTGCTGTCAACAGAAAATATCACATCTTGCGGCATTGCAACACAATCACTGACTTCTTCCAATCATATCTCAAGTACCCTTAAATCTGAAATTATCCCGACTAATACCAAACAAACAGTGCGGATCCTTATCTCACCGCCATCTCCCTGTAAGTCATGTGTTGCTGAACGGGCAGACTTTCCTCCAACCTATGTCTCCTTGTTTCCTTAA